GCGCGCCAGGTTTACTCTGAGATTGGCTCGTTGCTGCTGAGAAGGGGCGCGCACGCCTGGGACCAGCGCACCTATGTGACGGGCGTGCGTAAAATCCGGGTTGTCCTGCGCGGTGTGGGCAAACTGCTGAGTTCATTGCCGGCGCGATGCGCCCGCCCCTGGTCGCCCGTGCCGATCGATCATGTGTTGACCTTTGCGCAAGTCCGCTAATGTGTATGGAGAAAACACGATGCATTTGATCCCGTGGATTTTGCTCGCCGTGCAAGCCGCTATTGTTGTCGCGAGTCTGTTGGGCTACGGCATCTTTACCGCGCGGCCGGACCTACTCATGCAGGTCGATCCGCAAGCGCGCTTTTTCACTTGGGCGTTTTCCGGCTTTGCCATCGGCAATATGCTGTTCGGCGGACTGGCGGTGGTTGCCGATGCGCTTATGCGCAACCGACTAAGAGCGCTGGTCGCGTTCATCGCCATTTATGCCGTGAGTCTCGCCAGCGAACTGATGGGAACCGGATGGGGCATCCCGTTTGGCCCGTACTCTTACACCCACCTGCTGGGGCCTAAATGGTTTGGCCTGGTGCCGTATCTGATTCCTCTCAGTTGGTTCACCCTGGCCTGGGTTTGCTGGGTGATCGCGCGCCAGCGCGCCATGGGTATGAAATGCGTCCTCCTGGCAACCTGGCTACTCGTGGCCTGGGACCTGTTGCTCGATCCGGCGATGAGCAAGGTGACGAGCTATTGGGTCTGGGGTGAAGCGGGAAGCTACTATGGGATGCCATGGAGCAATCTGTTCGGTTGGGCAGTCACTGGCTTGGTGCTGTTTGTCATCCTGCACCGAGTTGAGCCTGAGCCGCGCAGCACGGTAAGCTTCGCCGGGTGGGTCTACTTTGTCAATTTTGCCTTGCCGCTTGGATTTTGTGCTCTCAATCAATATTGGCTGGCAGTGGCGGCCGGCATCGGCAGTGTGGTTTTGGCTTTGGTCGCTTTCCGAAAGACTCAATCGGCGCCGGAGTCTTTAAGTGCCTTGAACCCTAAATTTCCAGCGGAGGCGGGCGCGTCGCGCCATCTTTCATGAATCTCTGCACCAAATCTGCATCGGCGAATTTGAAGAATTGAGCCGCTCGATGTTACACTGAGCGCACTTTAGCTTGGTGATGAAACGACGGTGATACTTGAATTCTAGTGTGGCAGCGAAACGTTTGCACGGCGTGGCCAAATTTGATCTGGAGCACTACTTGCGCTCACGCCGTGAGGCGGTGGACCGCGCCCTCGATAGCTACCTTGGCCGCTACTCCGAACACTCCCATACGATTTGGCGGGCGATGCGTTACGGCCTGTTTCCCGGCGGCAAACGCGTGCGGCCGATCTTGGTGCTTGCGGCCGGCGAAGCGTTCGGCGGCAAACGCCGAGCTCTCATGCCGTTTGCGTGCGCGGTCGAGATGATCCATGGCTACTCCTTGATCCATGACGATCTGCCGGCGCTCGACAACGACGATCTGCGCCGCGGCGAGCCGACCAATCATAAAGTTTTTGGCGAAGGAATTGCGCTGTTGGCAGGCGATGGATTGTTGACCGAAGCGTTTCGGGTGATCTCCGGACCGGAGGTCGCCAAGCAGCTGGCGCCGGATCTGATTCTGCGGCTGATTCATGAACTCTCCTGTGCCATTGGCATCTCCGGATTGGTGGGCGGTCAAGCCTTCGATATCGAAGCCGACCGCCGCGAAGTGGATATTGGCGTTGTCGAATACATCCATGTGCGCAAGACCGGCGCGCTCATTCGCGCATCCATTCGTCTGGGCGCCCAGGTTGCCGGCGCCGGCGAGGCCGACCTGCGGCGCATGTCGCGCTTTGGCGAAACGCTCGGCTTGGCGTTTCAAATCGCCGATGACATCTTGGACATTTTAGGCGAGACCGCGCCGGGTGAGGGCGGCGAGTCAGGCCATAACGAGTGGAACAAGGCGACCTATCCCTCGGTGGTCGGTGTCGGGCAAGCGCAAACACGACTGAAGCAGTTGCTCGATCAATGCCTGGCTGGGCTTGCGCCCTTTGGCAGGGCGGCCGATCCGCTGCGCGAATTGACCGTGCAGATTGCCCAACGCGCGCTCCAACAAAATGGTAAAGCTCGATCAGAGGAGATGAAAATCTGACATGACAAGATTGCTAGATAGAGTGGATGCCCCCAAAGACATTCGCCGGCTGCCGGTCGAGCAGCTGCCTCAGTTGGCCCAGGAGGTGCGCGACGAGGTGGTTTCCGTGGTGTCGGAGGTGGGCGGTCATTTGGCTTCGACCCTGGGCGCGGTGGAGCTGACGCTGGCGCTCCATTACGTTTTCGACACGCCGAAGGATCGCATTGTCTGGGACACCGGCCATCAAGCCTATGCGCACAAACTTATTTGCGGCCGGCGCGCGCGGTTATCGACCATCCGCCAATTGGGCGGACTCAGCGGATTTCTGAGCCGTGAAGAAAGCGAATACGACGTCTTCGGCGCAGGCCATGCGGGCACTTCAATCTCGGCGGCGCTGGGCATGGTTGAGGCCAGCAACTTGGCCGGCACGTCGCGCAAAGTCGTGGCGGTCATCAGTGACGGCGGCTTGAGCGCAGGATTGACGTTTGAGGGGCTCAACGCGGCGAGCCACCTCGATAAAGATTTGATCGTGGTCTTGAACGACAATGAGCATTTTATCGATCCACGCGTCGGCGCCGTGTCGTCGTTCTTGAGTAAACAGTTTACCACGGACTTGGGCGTGCGGTTGCAAAAGCACTTTTCAAACCTGTTGCTGAATTTGCCGCAGGGGGAAAATTTGAAACTTGCCGCGCGCAAAGTGCGCGATTCCTTTCTTGGCTTTGTCACGCCGGGATTCTTGTTCGAGAGCTTGGGCTTTCAATATGTCGGTCCCATCGACGGCCATAATATTGCCGAGATGGTGACAACCCTCGAAAACGTCAAGAAGATCGAGGGGCCAACCCTCGTCCATGTGCTGACGAAAAAAGGCAAAGGGTATCCGCCGGCCGAGAAGGACCCGATCAAGTATCACGGCGTGGTGCCGTTCCATGTTTTGACCGGTAAATGGAAAAAAGAAAAAGGGCCGATTCCCAGCTACACCGATGTTTTTGCCCAGGCCTTGATCAAAGTCGCCAAGGAAAATCCCAAAGTAGTCGGCATCACCGCAGCGATGGGCAGCGGCACCGGCATCGACAAGCTGTCGCGGGAACTGCCGGGGCGTTCTTATGACGTTGGCATCGCCGAGCAGCACGCGGTGACGTTTGCCGCCGGCATGGCGACCGAAGGTTACATTCCCGTCGTGGCGATCTATTCGACATTTTTGCAACGCGGCTACGACGAGATTTTGCACGACGTTTGCCTGCAAAATTTGCACGTGGTGTTCGCCCTCGACCGTGGCGGTCTGGTGGGCGCCGATGGGCCGACCCATCATGGCGTGTTCGATTTTGCTTACATGCGCTCGATTCCCAATCTCGTCATCATGGCGCCCAAGGATGAGAACGAGCTGCAGCATATGTTGAAGACCGCCATCGATTACGATGGTCCGATTTCGCTGCGCTACCCGCGCGGCGATGGCTGGGGCCTCAAAATGGACGAGAAACCGCGACCCTTGCCGATCGGCAAAGGGGAGCTTTTGCGCGGCGGCAAAGACATTGCGATCGTTGGCATCGGCCATACGGTGTTGCCGGCGCTGCGGGCGGCCAACGATCTGGCGCCGCTCGGCATCGACGCCGCGGTGGTGAACGCCCGCTTTGTCAAGCCGCTCGATAAAGAACTGCTGCGCGATGTCCTTGGCCGCGTCACCAACGTCATCACCGTGGAAGATCACACCGTGGTCGGCGGTTTTGGCAGTGCGCTGCTCGAGTTTTTCGCCGAGGAGGGGCTGAGCCACTTGGCGGTGCGCCGCCTCGGCGTGCCGGACCGCTTCGTCGCCCATGGCACGCAGGACGAGCTGCGCAAAATTTGCGGCTTTGACCAGGAGGCGATTACTCAAGCGGCGCTGCAAATGGTGCGCGCCGACAGAAAGCGAAGCAGGGAGGATGGCAAAGAGGGAGCGGCTCGATAAGCTGTTGGTGGATCGCGCCCTTGTGGCGAGCCGCGAGGAGGGGCGCGGCCGAATTTTGGCTGGAGAGGTGCTGGTCGATGATCAACCGGTGACCAAAGCCGGCAGCCAAATCAGCCTGGACGCAACGGTTCGCTTAAAGCCCCGCGCTTCGTCCTACGTGAGCCGGGGCGGCGACAAAATCGAAAAAGCGCTGCGTGAGTTTGCCCTCGACGTCGTCGGCAAAACCGTTTTGGATGTCGGCGCCTCCACAGGTGGGTTCACCGATTGCCTACTGTCTCATGGAGCGGCCCAAGTCTTCGCGGTCGACGTCGGCTATGGTCAGCTAGCCTGGAAGATCCGCAGCGATCCCCGGGTCAGAGTCTTCGAGAAAACCAACATCCGTTATCTCGATTTGGAGCGGTTGCCCAGCGCCGCCGACATTGCCACCATCGATGTCTCTTTTATCTCGCTCAAGCTAGTCCTGCCGCAGGTCAAAAAGCTCCTGGCAGCCGGCGCGCAAGTGATCGCCCTGATCAAGCCGCAATTCGAAGTGGGTAAAGGCAAAGTCGGCAAGGGGGGAGTGGTGCGCGCGGCGGCGGAGCACGAGCGGGTGATCGAAGAGATCAGAGAGGCCGCGCAAGCAGCAGGCTTTCAGGTCCGCGGGCTGGTCGAATCGCCCTTATTGGGGCCCAAAGGCAACCGGGAATTTTTGCTTCAGCTGGTGCTTGTCGGATGATCCCCGCCGAGGGCACAGCGGCTTTTTTAGATGCCTTCCAGGGAGCTGTCAAAGCTTGCCAACTATTTTATTTTGCTGGCGATTTGCTTGACTTGGCGGAAAGATTCGCTACAATCCCTGCGATCAGGCGAACGGGTGGACTGGGGGTGATTCAACTATGACGGGTGTGAGAGTCCGAGAGAACGAATCCATCGAGAGCGCCATCCGGCGCTTCAAAAAGCTCTGCGAGAAAGCCGGCATCTTGGCTGAATTGCGCAAACGCGAGCACTACGAAAAGCCCAGTGTGAAACGAAAGAAAAAAGCCATTGCCGCCAAGAAGCGAGCCATGCGGCGTGTGCGTCACTCTTTTTAGACCCAAGCTCGATGTGTGGTCGGCCGCGGCGTCCGTCGTGGCCGACACTTTCCAATGCCATTAAAAACCCAGATTCAAGATTCGGTTAAAGCGGCGATGAAGAGCGGCGATGCGCTGACGCTCTCGACGCTGCGGCTGCTCCTGGCAGCGTTGCATAACGAAGAGATCCGCCTGCGGCGCGACCTGAGCGACGAGGAAGTTCAGAAAACCATCACCACCTTGTCGAAGCAGCGCAGCGAAGCGATCGAGCTCTATCGCAAAGGCAATCGCGCTGAGCTGGCGCAAAAAGAAGCGGATGAGCTGAAAATCTTGCAGCGGTTTTTGCCGCAGCAGTTAAGTGACGATGAAGTGCGCGCGGTGATCAAGGCCAGCATCGAGGAAGTCGGCGCACAGGGCATGCAAGATCTCGGCAAAGTCATGAAGCTGGTCATGCCCAAAGTCAGTGGTCGCAGCGACGGCAAGAAGGTTAACGAGTTGGCTAAAGCTCTGCTCGAGGGCTAGCAGAGTCTTTCGGTTGCCAGCGTCTGATTTCTCTCAACGTAGCAAGTTTCAGCGTTTTACTCCTAGGCAAACGGAGCGCGCGCTCGCGATCGCCGTTCTCGCGATCTAGCAGTGCGCGCAAGATGGCTCGACCCAAAGTAGTTGCCGGTGGCGAACTGGATTGATTTGACGGTTCTCGCTGTGCTGAGTCTATTTGGACTCAGGGGGTTTTTTCGAGGACTGTTTCGCGAAGTGTTTTCGCTGGCCGGTTTGCTGGCGGGCTTCGTGGTCGCAAGCCGCTACAGTGACGCGGCGGCCGCCTGGGGCGCGCAATACTGGCAGCTGACGCCGTTTTTTTTCAAGGGAATCGCTTTCGTTGCGCTGTTTTTCATGGTTTATTTTTGTTTCAGCCTGGCAGGCTGGCTGCTCCATCGTTCGGAAAAACTCTTGTTCCTGAAAACCATCAATCGCATTGGCGGTGTCGCTGTGGGCGTCGGCAAAGGCACGGCGCTTGTCGGTCTCTTGGCTCTGTTTCTCTCTTCGGCTTCCTGGCTGCCCGACACGACGCGCCAAAGCCTGGAAGAGGCGGTGCTGGTGGCACCGCTGTCGCAATGGGCGGAAGGACTTTGGCGCCTCGGCAAAAGCCGTTTGCTTAACTCCCCGGCCAATGCCGGCGGCGCGCTTTAGCAGGCAACGCCAGGGCCGATCGAAGCCATGATCAAGCAAGAGCAGATCGCGCAGATTCGCAACCGAGCTTCCATCGTCGAAGTGATCTCAGACTACGTTACCCTCAAAAAGACCGGCCGCAATCACATGGGCTTATGCCCATTTCACGGTGAGAAAACCCCATCGTTTACAGTCAACGAAGAGAAGGGGATCTTTCATTGTTTTGGCTGTCAGGCCGGCGGCAGCGTGTTTAATTTTCTCATGCAGTACGATCACCTGAGCTTTCCCGAGGCGGTGGAGCGGGTCGCCAAGCGCTACGGCATCGAGATCGAGCGCGACCAGCGGGGCGGTCAATACGGCGACCAGGGTGCGCGCGAACTGCTCTATCGCCTCAACGAACGCGCCGCCGTCAACTACCAGCGCATGCTCACCGCCCATCCCGAAGGCAAGCGCGCGCGCGAGTACCTCAAACAACGCGGCTTGGATGAAGCGACGGTGAAAAACTTCATGATCGGCTTTGCGCCGCCGTACGGTTCCGGCCTGATCGAGGTGATCAAACAGGAAAAGTTTTCCGTTCAGGACGCGCTCAAGCTTGGCCTGATCGGCCAGAAAGCGCCGCAGCAGTATCACGAGAAATTTTTCGCGCGGGTGATGTTCCCAATTCTGAACCCCGGCGGCAAGGTGGTGGCGTTCGGTGGCCGGGTACTGGACCAAGCCCTGCCCAAGTATTTGAACTCGAGCGAGACGCCGCTGTTTCACAAAAGCGGCACGCTCTACGGTTTGTTTCACGCCAAAGACGGCATTCGCAAATCGGACCGCGTTGTGGTCGTTGAAGGCTACCTCGACGTGATCGCGCTCTTTCAGCATGGCATCGACTACGCTGTGGCGACGCTCGGCACGGCACTGACGGTTGATCACGTGCGACTGTTATCGCGCTACACGAAAAATATCATCGCATTGTTCGATGGCGATGTCGCCGGCCAGAAAGCAGCGTCGCGCAGCTTCGAGGTTTTCGTCGAAGCGGGTTTGCTGGGCCGGGCGGCGTTCTTGCCGCCGAGTGAAGATCCCGATACCTTTGTGCGAAAACAAGGAAAAGCTGCATTGGAAGCCATTCTGGAAAAGGCGGTGCCGCTGCCCGATTATTTTTTTGAATGGCTCGACAAACGCTTCGGTCGGACGCTCGAAGGCAAAAAGCAGACAGCCGAAGAAGTGAATCGCGTGCTCACGAAAGTGCGAACTCAAGTCGAAGTTGATTTGCTCGTCCGTAGAGCCGCGGATCTCGGCATTGACGAAAGAGTGTTGCGACGCCCCGTGGCGAGCCAACCGCAAGTTCGTAACGCGGCGGGAATCGCTCCGGTTCCGGTTCTTCGTGATGATTTCGCCGAGCGTTCGCTGGTAGCGTTGATGCTGGTGTACCCGCAACGGATTGTCCCAGAGGTCGAGACTAACGGCGAAGTGCGTCAAGCCCTGAGCGCCAAGTGGGCTCAGGTAGTTGACGTTATTATCGCCGAATGGCAAGAACATTCTAAGGTCGATGTAGTTCGCGTTGGCCAACGGCTGGCCGCTGAGAGGGCGGCGGAGTTGACTGGGCTCGCTCTGGAGGGGGAGCGGGTCGAGGAAGCAGAGAGCGGCCGGATGGCAAGCGACTGCCTGATTCATCTGCGTCGCCAACATTTGCGAAGTCTCGAACGGACCTTGCGCATGGCGATCCGTGCTGCGGAAGAGCGCAAGGATGAGAACGCCAAGCGTGAAAGGATACTAGAATGGCAAGACATCGTACGAAAAGAACGCCAGCTAGAACGCCGAAGGCTCGATCCGAAGAACATGACGAGTTAGAGCAAGAGGAGCCGGCGCCGCAGCGCGGCGCTAAAGCGGGCGGCAAAAAAGACCTTAAAGAGGTCAAGAAACTGATCGACCTCGGCAAGGAAAAGGGCTACCTCACCTACGACGATGTCAATGACATGCTGCCGGCGGAGGTGGTGTCGCCCGACCAGATCGACGATGTCATGTCGATCTTTGGCGAAATGGACATCGAGGTTGTCGATTCCAACGCCCGCGTGACCCTCGGCGGTGGCGGCGATGAGGTGTCGGAAGACGAAGAAGAC
This region of Deltaproteobacteria bacterium genomic DNA includes:
- a CDS encoding CvpA family protein, whose translation is MPVANWIDLTVLAVLSLFGLRGFFRGLFREVFSLAGLLAGFVVASRYSDAAAAWGAQYWQLTPFFFKGIAFVALFFMVYFCFSLAGWLLHRSEKLLFLKTINRIGGVAVGVGKGTALVGLLALFLSSASWLPDTTRQSLEEAVLVAPLSQWAEGLWRLGKSRLLNSPANAGGAL
- a CDS encoding polyprenyl synthetase family protein, translated to MAKFDLEHYLRSRREAVDRALDSYLGRYSEHSHTIWRAMRYGLFPGGKRVRPILVLAAGEAFGGKRRALMPFACAVEMIHGYSLIHDDLPALDNDDLRRGEPTNHKVFGEGIALLAGDGLLTEAFRVISGPEVAKQLAPDLILRLIHELSCAIGISGLVGGQAFDIEADRREVDIGVVEYIHVRKTGALIRASIRLGAQVAGAGEADLRRMSRFGETLGLAFQIADDILDILGETAPGEGGESGHNEWNKATYPSVVGVGQAQTRLKQLLDQCLAGLAPFGRAADPLRELTVQIAQRALQQNGKARSEEMKI
- a CDS encoding DNA primase — translated: MIKQEQIAQIRNRASIVEVISDYVTLKKTGRNHMGLCPFHGEKTPSFTVNEEKGIFHCFGCQAGGSVFNFLMQYDHLSFPEAVERVAKRYGIEIERDQRGGQYGDQGARELLYRLNERAAVNYQRMLTAHPEGKRAREYLKQRGLDEATVKNFMIGFAPPYGSGLIEVIKQEKFSVQDALKLGLIGQKAPQQYHEKFFARVMFPILNPGGKVVAFGGRVLDQALPKYLNSSETPLFHKSGTLYGLFHAKDGIRKSDRVVVVEGYLDVIALFQHGIDYAVATLGTALTVDHVRLLSRYTKNIIALFDGDVAGQKAASRSFEVFVEAGLLGRAAFLPPSEDPDTFVRKQGKAALEAILEKAVPLPDYFFEWLDKRFGRTLEGKKQTAEEVNRVLTKVRTQVEVDLLVRRAADLGIDERVLRRPVASQPQVRNAAGIAPVPVLRDDFAERSLVALMLVYPQRIVPEVETNGEVRQALSAKWAQVVDVIIAEWQEHSKVDVVRVGQRLAAERAAELTGLALEGERVEEAESGRMASDCLIHLRRQHLRSLERTLRMAIRAAEERKDENAKRERILEWQDIVRKERQLERRRLDPKNMTS
- a CDS encoding TlyA family RNA methyltransferase, producing the protein MAKRERLDKLLVDRALVASREEGRGRILAGEVLVDDQPVTKAGSQISLDATVRLKPRASSYVSRGGDKIEKALREFALDVVGKTVLDVGASTGGFTDCLLSHGAAQVFAVDVGYGQLAWKIRSDPRVRVFEKTNIRYLDLERLPSAADIATIDVSFISLKLVLPQVKKLLAAGAQVIALIKPQFEVGKGKVGKGGVVRAAAEHERVIEEIREAAQAAGFQVRGLVESPLLGPKGNREFLLQLVLVG
- a CDS encoding 30S ribosomal protein S21 translates to MTGVRVRENESIESAIRRFKKLCEKAGILAELRKREHYEKPSVKRKKKAIAAKKRAMRRVRHSF
- a CDS encoding GatB/YqeY domain-containing protein, with the protein product MPLKTQIQDSVKAAMKSGDALTLSTLRLLLAALHNEEIRLRRDLSDEEVQKTITTLSKQRSEAIELYRKGNRAELAQKEADELKILQRFLPQQLSDDEVRAVIKASIEEVGAQGMQDLGKVMKLVMPKVSGRSDGKKVNELAKALLEG
- a CDS encoding carotenoid biosynthesis protein, whose translation is MHLIPWILLAVQAAIVVASLLGYGIFTARPDLLMQVDPQARFFTWAFSGFAIGNMLFGGLAVVADALMRNRLRALVAFIAIYAVSLASELMGTGWGIPFGPYSYTHLLGPKWFGLVPYLIPLSWFTLAWVCWVIARQRAMGMKCVLLATWLLVAWDLLLDPAMSKVTSYWVWGEAGSYYGMPWSNLFGWAVTGLVLFVILHRVEPEPRSTVSFAGWVYFVNFALPLGFCALNQYWLAVAAGIGSVVLALVAFRKTQSAPESLSALNPKFPAEAGASRHLS
- the dxs gene encoding 1-deoxy-D-xylulose-5-phosphate synthase, which translates into the protein MTRLLDRVDAPKDIRRLPVEQLPQLAQEVRDEVVSVVSEVGGHLASTLGAVELTLALHYVFDTPKDRIVWDTGHQAYAHKLICGRRARLSTIRQLGGLSGFLSREESEYDVFGAGHAGTSISAALGMVEASNLAGTSRKVVAVISDGGLSAGLTFEGLNAASHLDKDLIVVLNDNEHFIDPRVGAVSSFLSKQFTTDLGVRLQKHFSNLLLNLPQGENLKLAARKVRDSFLGFVTPGFLFESLGFQYVGPIDGHNIAEMVTTLENVKKIEGPTLVHVLTKKGKGYPPAEKDPIKYHGVVPFHVLTGKWKKEKGPIPSYTDVFAQALIKVAKENPKVVGITAAMGSGTGIDKLSRELPGRSYDVGIAEQHAVTFAAGMATEGYIPVVAIYSTFLQRGYDEILHDVCLQNLHVVFALDRGGLVGADGPTHHGVFDFAYMRSIPNLVIMAPKDENELQHMLKTAIDYDGPISLRYPRGDGWGLKMDEKPRPLPIGKGELLRGGKDIAIVGIGHTVLPALRAANDLAPLGIDAAVVNARFVKPLDKELLRDVLGRVTNVITVEDHTVVGGFGSALLEFFAEEGLSHLAVRRLGVPDRFVAHGTQDELRKICGFDQEAITQAALQMVRADRKRSREDGKEGAAR